In the genome of Pseudanabaena mucicola str. Chao 1806, the window CCCGTGATCTGAGCAACCAAACTCTCAATCCCAAAACAGCAACAAAATTAGAATCTCTGACTGAAACTCGTAATCAGTTACAGTTAACTATTTTACAACTGGAAGATATTCCTGAGCGTCCTGCTTCATTGTATACAGATGCTCAAGTTGAGTTAACAACATTGCGTCCGAAGTTAGAGGAATTTGATCGCAAGATTAATCTAGAGCAGGATGCGAATAAGAAGTTGGAGTCAGCAAAGAATGGTACGATTGAGGCAGCTAAACTAGTCCAAAATCCACCTCATAAATCTACTGTTTGGAAATCTGCTCAAGAGAAGCGTCAACAAGCGATCAAATTATTGGAAGAAGTTCCTACCGATTCTTTGCTATACGCTGATGCTCAAAAAGCACTCAAAATCTATCGTTCTGAATTAGTCCAAATCAGCAAATGGGTAGATATACAACAGAGAGCTGAGTCGGCAGCAGCTAATGTCAATCCTATTGTCGCGAATCAATTAAAGCAGTTGAAGAGTAAATCTCCAGAAAAGCTGAAATTTTTACCTCAATGCAAGATTATTTTACAACCGCAAATTTCTAATTTGGATGGTCAAAGGGTAGGATTGCCCACAGTTACGCTCACTGAATATCTATGTGCCTATTTCTGGGATTCATAGCTTTGTTTTCGAGTAAAGTTTGAACGTATCGCTGAGCAATATGTGTAAACTTTGTTGATTGTTTAGCTCCAAAACTTTGATAACTACTGAGTGGGATTTTCCATGACTTACTCACTGCGAATTGTCGATATGGCTGAGAGCGATCGCCCAAGGGAAAGATTGCTGAGCCAAGGAGTTCGCAGTCTTTCTAATGCAGAATTAGTGGCGATCCTACTAGGCACGGGACAGGGAGCAGGTAAGCTCTCGGCTGTGGGGTTGGGGCAGTTGATTTTGCAGACTATTAGCAAAGACCGCACTGGTGATCCTGTAGCAGCTTTGCAGACTGTATCCGCCGAAGAACTGATGCAAATCGAGGGGGTCGGTCCTGCTAAGGCAACGGCAATTTTGGCAGCGATCGAATTAGGGAAAAGGGCACTTTATGCCAAGCCGCCTGATTTAACCGAAGTAACTGATCCAGCGATCGCGGCGGCGGCTCTGAGTCAAGATCTAATGTGGCAACCGCAGGAACGCCTGGCTGTAGTCATGCTCAACAACAAAAATCGCATTATTGCCCAACGGGTGATTACCATTGGTACTGCGACAGAAACCCTTGCCCACCCTCGTGATATTTTTCGAGAAGTGCTGAAAAGTGGAGCAGTCCGTCTGATTGTGGCGCACAATCATCCATCAGGGAATACTACGCCTAGTCCTGAAGATATTAATCTGACACGCCAATTATTAGAAGCTGCAAGGATGCTCAGTATTCCTCTCTTAGATCATTTAATTTTAGGGAACGGAACCTTTTCGAGTATTCGTGAAGTATCAACATTATGGAAAGAGGTTCCGCAATCAGAGTAAGATTGCAGGGCTAGTAGATAGCTTAACCATAGCGATCGCTTTTTTGCTACTTTACATTGATGGCTATTCTGTCTCAAAAATTGCTGTCATAGAAAACTAAAATTGTGTCTTTGAGACCTCTACCATCACCTATTTTATCTGGACAACCTCTGACAGCACTTGCCCCGATGCAGGACGTAACCGATCTTGCTTTCATGCAAATGCTCAGTGAATATGGCTGTCCTGATTATTACGTGACTGAATATTTTCGGGTATACGCCAACTCTAATCTTGATAAAAAGATTCTCAAATCAATCACCTGTAATACAACGAGTAGACCTGTATTTGCTCAATTAATTGGTGAAAGCATTCCTGATATGTTGCGGATTACTCAGCAGCTTACCAAATACCCGATCGCAGGCATCGATCTTAACCTTGGCTGTCCTGCGCCGCGTGTCTATCGCAAAAATGTCGGAGGTGGACTATTGCGCGAACCTGAAACCATTGAACGGATTTTTGATGCTTTGCGATCGCAAATTTCGGGACTGTTTACCGTGAAAATGCGCGTAGGTTTTGACTCGATAGATAATTTTGAGAAGCTATTGCAATTAATCAATCAATATCAAATTGATATGCTCAGCTTGCATGGACGCACAGTCAAGGAGTTATATCGTGGTGAAGTGCATTATGACTTGATCCGACATGCTGTGCAAACTGTAAACTGTCCTGTGTTAGCTAATGGCAATGTCACTTCTTACCTTAAAGCTGAACAGATTTTAAAAGAAACGGGTGCGGCAGGTGTAATGATTGGGCGATCAGCAATTCGTAATCCTTGGATTTTTCAACAAATACGCGATCACTTTGCTGGTAAACCTGTCCAAATTGTTAACCTTGCGGATGTGCATAAATATATTCAGCATCTATTCGCGATTACTTGCCAAGATACGCTCAGAGAGAAATCCCATGTCAATAGTTTGAAAAAGTTCCTCAACTTCATTGGTACTAGTATTGATCCCGATGGTAAATTTTTAAGAGAAATGCGTTTGGTGCAATCTAAACAAGAGCTTTTTGACTTGTGCGATCACCATTTATTGACAAATCCTCAACGTCCCTTTGCGATCGAACCATTTGAAAGTCTAATAGCGCGTCCTAGTTGTGAATCCTGCGAATAAGAGCATTAGAAATTACGCAAACTGTACGAATTTATTAAGTTTAAGACTTACGCAAAATAACCAATAACTCAAGTTCTTGACTCAAAGCTAAAGTCAGCTAAAGCGGGCTCAAGAACGTTTGTAATCAACCCGTTTTAACGGGGTTTAAGCTTTCAGCCTGTAATTTACAGCCTATTGAGGCTTTGAGTAGTACAGAAATATTTTTGAAAGTGGCGCTTTGCGCCACTTTCAAAAATATTTCTGGGTTTTGAGTAAGCGCAAAGCGCTGTATTACAGGGGTATTGCATAAGTCCTATAGGTTTAAGGTATGTAATACGGGCGAAGCTCTCACTACATCTACTCAATTCTAAGGGACTTGACGAGAAAAAAGGTATCACCGAGTTTGTATAGCTTCGACTTCGCTCAGCCAACTTTGGCTGAGCGAAGTCGAAGCCGTAGGCACTTTAATTAATCGTAAGTTCCTTACAAAGTAAATGTAAATTTGTTGACTAGCATTC includes:
- the radC gene encoding RadC family protein, which encodes MTYSLRIVDMAESDRPRERLLSQGVRSLSNAELVAILLGTGQGAGKLSAVGLGQLILQTISKDRTGDPVAALQTVSAEELMQIEGVGPAKATAILAAIELGKRALYAKPPDLTEVTDPAIAAAALSQDLMWQPQERLAVVMLNNKNRIIAQRVITIGTATETLAHPRDIFREVLKSGAVRLIVAHNHPSGNTTPSPEDINLTRQLLEAARMLSIPLLDHLILGNGTFSSIREVSTLWKEVPQSE
- a CDS encoding tRNA dihydrouridine synthase, with translation MSLRPLPSPILSGQPLTALAPMQDVTDLAFMQMLSEYGCPDYYVTEYFRVYANSNLDKKILKSITCNTTSRPVFAQLIGESIPDMLRITQQLTKYPIAGIDLNLGCPAPRVYRKNVGGGLLREPETIERIFDALRSQISGLFTVKMRVGFDSIDNFEKLLQLINQYQIDMLSLHGRTVKELYRGEVHYDLIRHAVQTVNCPVLANGNVTSYLKAEQILKETGAAGVMIGRSAIRNPWIFQQIRDHFAGKPVQIVNLADVHKYIQHLFAITCQDTLREKSHVNSLKKFLNFIGTSIDPDGKFLREMRLVQSKQELFDLCDHHLLTNPQRPFAIEPFESLIARPSCESCE